One window from the genome of Eucalyptus grandis isolate ANBG69807.140 chromosome 7, ASM1654582v1, whole genome shotgun sequence encodes:
- the LOC104453998 gene encoding large ribosomal RNA subunit accumulation protein YCED homolog 1, chloroplastic: MSPLTSLSVAAPSCSCMYKSYSLKPQKIASSVTRVPACYKASCGVTGRMHSVFMHQPLDSSKHAPRDCSSQSFTSDDTLFLEWGDQELDSDEDVYSPWEGAVVYKRNSSVSHVEYCTTLERLGLEKLSTELSKSRASAMGIRVTKAVKDYPHGTPVQISIDVSRKKQKLRLDGILRTVITLGCNRCGEPAADCIYSNFSLLLTEDPIEEPEIIDMGVMFGEDKSRPPPTDEEGDDEDEASIDLDDRLYFPPENKEIDISKHMRDLVHLEITINAVCDPNCKGMCLQCGTNLNTSSCNCREEQVEEKARGPLGNLRKQMQPN, encoded by the exons ATGTCTCCTTTGACCTCATTGTCGGTAGCAGCTCCCTCCTGTTCCTGCATGTATAAATCATATAGCTTGAAACCTCAAAAGATTGCTTCTTCCGTCACAAGAGTTCCTGCTTGTTACAAAGCTTCATGTGGTGTTACCGGGCGTATGCACTCCGTTTTCATGCACCAACCTTTAGACAGTTCAAAGCATGCTCCAAGAGATTGCAGTTCTCAGTCCTTCACTAGTGATGATACTTTATTTTTGGAGTGGGGGGACCAAGAGCTGGACAGTGATGAGGATGTGTACTCTCCATGGGAAGGTGCTGTTGTTTATAAGAGAAATTCTTCAGTTTCACATGTAGAATACTGTACGACCTTAGAGAGGCTTGGATTAGAGAAGCTTTCAACGGAGTTATCCAAATCTAGGGCCTCGGCGATGGGAATACGTGTGACCAAAGCCGTGAAGGATTATCCTCATGGAACTCCTGTGCAGATATCCATTGATGTCAGCAGGAAGAAGCAAAAGTTGAGGCTTGATGGGATATTGAGAACTGTCATTACTCTTGGTTGTAACag ATGTGGCGAGCCTGCCGCTGACTGCATATACTCCAatttctcacttttgttgaCTGAAGATCCCATTGAAGAACCTGAAATTATCGACATGGGGGTCATGTTTGGAGAAGATAAGTCCAGACCACCCCCAACTGATGAGGAAGGAGACGATGAGGACGAGGCTTCTATCGACCTGGATGATCGGCTCTATTTTCCTCCTGAAAATAAGGAAATCGACATCTCGAAGCACATGAGGGACTTGGTGCACCTGGAGATCACCATAAATGCCGTGTGCGATCCTAATTGCAAGGGGATGTGCCTCCAATGCGGGACAAATCTGAACACCAGCAGTTGCAACTGCAGGGAAGAGCAGGTGGAGGAGAAAGCCCGGGGCCCTCTCGGAAACCTTAGGAAGCAAATGCAGCCGAATTGA
- the LOC104453999 gene encoding protein S-acyltransferase 11: MIDSAVDHVEATIREEIEKICWGCGLRLLLPSNAPIFKCGWCGAVTNQHAQKRKDKSLRWRRWRDRCFVSVVSFFMLCILCGGVWTVHPVVFSISYISGIFHCLVTAVLAVSTFTTFGLAAFRCAGRPPNIQWGSYPVVGKGDLEDYTFCLYCCKPKSPRSHHCRSCGMCIEDMDHHCPFIGNCVGATNHRHFIIFLISTLISTVYVTIMCSYAGWHIWPPLRFTSLAHPYILASGSTSRVVRELSHALLGSAMLLSTRGIILVYLIVSSVSVQIGLTILLWQQLCYIYEGQTYLSHLSSGADGGSGGRDCQNLVRFFGCPYSFSRHLPIFRSSRKKHRK, translated from the exons ATGATTGACTCGGCTGTG GATCATGTTGAAGCAACGATCAGGGaggaaattgagaaaatatgcTGGGGTTGTGGACTTCGCCTTCTTTTACCGTCCAACGCACCTATTTTCAAGTGTGGTTGGTGTGGAGCTGTAACCAATCAACATGCACAGAAACGAAAAGATAAGTCCCTGCGGTGGAGACGCTGGCGTGACCGGTGCTTTGTTAGTGTGGTGTCATTTTTTATGCTCTGCATTTTGT GTGGTGGAGTTTGGACTGTTCACCCTGTTGTTTTCTCCATCAGCTATATCTCTGGCATCTTCCACTGCCTTGTTACTGCAGTATTGGCAGTAAGTACCTTTACAACCTTCGGCCTTGCTGCATTTCGCTGTGCAGGCAGGCCTCCAAATATACAGTGGGGCAGCTATCCAGTGGTGGGGAAGGGGGACCTTGAGGACTATACCTTCTGTCTTTATTGTTGTAAGCCAAAATCGCCAAGAAGTCATCATTGTCGCTCATGTGGAATGTGTATAGAGGACATGGATCATCACTGCCCATTT ATAGGGAACTGTGTCGGAGCCACAAACCATCGGCATTTTATTATCTTCCTCATCTCGACTCTAATCAGCACCGTGTACGTCACAATTATGTGTTCTTATGCAGGGTGGCATATCTGGCCACCACTGAGGTTTACATCTCTTGCTCATCCATACATATTGGCCAGTGGTTCCACTTCAAGAGTGGTCAGAGAACTATCTCATGCTTTGTTAGGTTCTGCTATGCTATTATCAACAAGGGGCATTATCCTTGTGTACTTAATTGTTTCCAGCGTCTCTGTTCAGATAGGCCTCACTATCCTTTTGTGGCAACAACTATGTTACATCTATGAAGGGCAGACATATTTAAGCCATCTAAGTTCAGGGGCAGATGGTGGGTCTGGGGGGAGAGATTGTCAAAACCTCGTGCGTTTTTTCGGTTGTCCCTACTCTTTCTCAAGACATTTGCCGATTTTCCGGAGTTCTCGGAAGAAACATAGAAAATGA